In Thermovirga sp., a single genomic region encodes these proteins:
- the plsX gene encoding phosphate acyltransferase PlsX: MLLALEAMGGDNAPVETCAGAIMACEKFPDLEIALVGDSEIIRPLLENTTASVRTRLHLVHAEERITMDEPPAVAIRQKRRSSLRIAMQMVRSGEAQGCVSAGSTGAIVAGGVLVVGRIPGIERPGLGVPLPAVDRTSMLIDIGATVRCKPLNLFQFALMGDVYMRKILSVESPSIALLSNGQEEAKGDELIIEAREYFKNGRLNFIGNVEGGGIPFGAADVVVCEGLTGNILLKFIEGTGEALYSLIREEINRRFLAKVGMVFMIPMLKDLWTRFNYEETGGTPLLGVNGAVIKAHGRSRARAICGAIRVAREFVSKRGVQTIAEELTEGVRRE; this comes from the coding sequence GTGCTTTTGGCTCTTGAGGCTATGGGCGGAGACAACGCTCCCGTTGAGACCTGTGCTGGAGCGATCATGGCCTGCGAAAAATTTCCCGACCTCGAAATCGCCCTGGTGGGTGATTCAGAGATTATCAGGCCTCTTCTTGAGAATACGACGGCCTCTGTCAGGACCAGGCTCCACCTGGTCCATGCTGAAGAGAGGATCACCATGGATGAACCTCCCGCCGTGGCAATACGGCAGAAGAGGCGTTCAAGCCTCAGGATAGCCATGCAGATGGTCCGGTCAGGGGAGGCCCAGGGTTGTGTCTCGGCGGGAAGCACAGGAGCCATAGTGGCTGGCGGAGTCCTCGTTGTGGGAAGGATACCGGGCATAGAAAGGCCTGGACTTGGGGTTCCTCTCCCAGCGGTGGACAGAACATCGATGCTTATCGATATCGGGGCGACGGTCCGTTGCAAGCCATTGAACCTGTTCCAGTTCGCTCTCATGGGTGACGTGTACATGAGGAAGATCCTGAGTGTTGAAAGCCCCTCCATAGCGCTGCTTTCAAACGGGCAGGAAGAGGCAAAGGGTGACGAACTGATAATCGAAGCCAGGGAGTATTTCAAAAATGGCAGACTCAACTTCATCGGCAACGTCGAAGGAGGTGGTATTCCCTTCGGGGCGGCCGATGTAGTGGTCTGTGAAGGGCTTACCGGCAACATCCTTTTGAAGTTCATCGAGGGTACCGGGGAGGCGCTTTATTCACTGATCCGCGAAGAGATCAACCGGCGCTTCCTTGCGAAGGTGGGCATGGTGTTCATGATTCCCATGCTCAAAGATCTCTGGACCCGTTTCAACTACGAGGAGACCGGCGGCACGCCGTTGCTCGGCGTAAACGGAGCGGTTATCAAGGCTCACGGGAGGTCCAGAGCAAGAGCCATCTGCGGCGCGATAAGGGTCGCACGAGAGTTCGTGTCGAAAAGGGGCGTACAAACCATAGCCGAAGAGCTTACCGAGGGAGTGAGGAGAGAATGA
- a CDS encoding ketoacyl-ACP synthase III — protein sequence MKFNQCAPVVLLGTGMSVPARIVTNKDLEGMVDTSDQWIVERTGIRERRIATEQELTSDLAVKAAMEALNDASVSPEELDMIIVGTNSPDRLFPGVGPIVQSRIGASRAGACDVQAGCTGCVYGMMLASAGIRAGFWKKVLVIGAEVLSRIVDWKDRNTCVLFGDGAGAALFGAGDGEDGVLAAEVHADGSLDDYIEFPGGLIAHPATAETVEQGLHFVKMRGNEVFKYVNRVIPPFVRDLCDQAGLDLSDIDAWIFHQANHRIIEGVMRRLDIPLEKAVVNLQKYGNTSAASVFLALHEGLAEGKISKGDKVMLVGFGAGMTYGAMIIQI from the coding sequence ATGAAATTCAACCAATGTGCCCCTGTAGTGCTTCTTGGTACGGGAATGAGCGTTCCCGCAAGGATAGTGACCAATAAAGATCTGGAAGGAATGGTTGACACCAGTGATCAGTGGATCGTGGAAAGGACCGGTATCAGGGAGAGGCGGATCGCCACCGAGCAGGAGTTGACCAGCGACCTTGCCGTCAAGGCGGCGATGGAAGCTCTTAACGACGCTTCGGTCTCGCCTGAAGAGCTGGACATGATCATTGTCGGGACCAATTCGCCTGACCGACTTTTCCCGGGTGTCGGTCCGATAGTTCAGTCCAGGATCGGTGCTTCGAGAGCGGGAGCCTGCGACGTGCAGGCTGGTTGCACGGGCTGTGTTTATGGCATGATGTTAGCCTCAGCCGGTATCAGGGCCGGTTTCTGGAAAAAGGTCCTGGTGATAGGGGCGGAAGTTCTCTCGAGGATTGTCGATTGGAAGGATCGCAATACTTGTGTTCTTTTCGGGGATGGTGCCGGAGCCGCCCTTTTTGGTGCTGGAGACGGAGAGGATGGAGTGCTGGCCGCGGAAGTCCATGCCGATGGCAGCCTGGATGATTATATCGAGTTCCCGGGAGGCCTTATCGCCCATCCCGCCACGGCGGAAACGGTTGAACAGGGTCTTCACTTCGTGAAAATGAGGGGCAACGAGGTTTTCAAATATGTCAACAGGGTGATCCCTCCCTTTGTCAGGGATCTCTGCGATCAAGCAGGTCTTGATCTGAGCGATATCGATGCCTGGATCTTCCACCAGGCCAACCATCGGATAATCGAAGGGGTCATGCGAAGGCTTGACATTCCCCTGGAGAAGGCCGTGGTCAACCTTCAGAAGTACGGTAACACCTCGGCGGCATCGGTTTTCCTGGCCCTTCATGAGGGCTTGGCTGAAGGTAAAATCTCAAAGGGTGACAAAGTGATGTTAGTGGGCTTTGGGGCAGGAATGACCTACGGGGCCATGATAATCCAGATCTGA
- the fabK gene encoding enoyl-[acyl-carrier-protein] reductase FabK, with amino-acid sequence MFGNNRITRLLEINYPVLQGGMAWVADADLAAAVSNGGGLGVIAAGSMPPDLLESQIAKVRTLTAKPFGVNIMLLSATADAALEVVERNRVPVVTTGAGAPGKVIERLKPQGTKVIPVIASVAQAKRVEKQGADAVIAEGMEAGGHIGEITTMVLVPQIVDAVKIPVVAAGGVAEPRGVLAAFSLGAEGVQVGTRFVCASESNAHSAFKDEILKARDRSTAITGASTGHPVRCIQNRLTREFAKLEKAGASLEELEKLGTGRLRAAVVDGDVDYGSVMAGQSAALVNKVQPAAEIIRELFDGTQEMFESLHRFSNQ; translated from the coding sequence ATGTTCGGGAACAACAGGATAACCAGGCTTCTTGAGATCAATTACCCGGTACTCCAGGGGGGAATGGCCTGGGTGGCCGATGCGGATCTGGCGGCGGCGGTCAGCAACGGCGGCGGCCTTGGTGTCATCGCTGCGGGCAGCATGCCCCCCGACCTCCTGGAGAGCCAGATAGCCAAGGTCAGGACCCTGACCGCTAAACCTTTCGGTGTCAATATAATGCTCCTTTCGGCGACCGCGGATGCCGCCCTGGAAGTAGTAGAGAGAAACCGTGTCCCCGTCGTGACCACTGGAGCGGGGGCTCCAGGGAAGGTGATCGAGCGGCTTAAGCCACAGGGGACAAAGGTCATCCCGGTCATTGCCTCGGTGGCGCAAGCAAAAAGGGTTGAAAAACAGGGAGCCGATGCCGTGATAGCGGAAGGGATGGAGGCGGGAGGACACATTGGTGAGATCACGACCATGGTCTTGGTTCCGCAGATCGTTGATGCCGTCAAAATCCCGGTCGTCGCGGCCGGCGGTGTCGCTGAACCCCGGGGGGTACTGGCCGCTTTCTCCCTCGGCGCGGAAGGTGTCCAGGTTGGAACCCGCTTTGTATGTGCCAGTGAATCCAACGCCCATAGTGCTTTCAAAGACGAGATCCTGAAAGCCAGGGATAGGAGCACGGCGATCACGGGAGCCAGCACAGGGCATCCCGTCCGTTGTATCCAGAACAGGCTGACCAGGGAATTCGCGAAGCTGGAAAAGGCCGGGGCATCCTTGGAAGAACTGGAAAAGCTCGGCACGGGGCGTTTAAGGGCCGCGGTGGTCGATGGTGACGTGGATTATGGTTCTGTCATGGCAGGTCAGTCGGCGGCCCTAGTTAACAAGGTACAACCTGCAGCCGAGATCATAAGGGAACTTTTCGATGGAACGCAGGAGATGTTTGAAAGCCTCCACAGATTTTCAAACCAATGA
- the fabD gene encoding ACP S-malonyltransferase translates to MKYAVVFPGQGAQEVGMGKDFFDRYATSRAIFERSDEALGFNLSRIIFSGPDIELEKTEYAQPAILTTSMALFRCLEEEKGIAFTPEFVAGHSLGEYTALVASEALSLEDGVRLVHLRGKLMQETVPLGVGSMAAIIGLDRESVISICESASELGICQAANFNAPGQIVISGERQAVDKAISMCKDAGAKRALPLKVSAPFHSRLMRPVADRLRESIARSEWKKPKWPLVANVSAQKETDVESIQEALFLQTFMPVLWSGSVEFIISRGVRHFVEIGPGSVLTGLIKRISADANCLSLFDLDGLGQVIDFLKGGQYDDS, encoded by the coding sequence ATGAAGTATGCCGTCGTATTCCCGGGCCAGGGTGCCCAGGAGGTGGGAATGGGCAAGGACTTTTTCGACCGTTACGCCACTTCCAGGGCCATTTTTGAAAGATCCGACGAAGCTTTGGGTTTCAACCTGAGCAGGATAATTTTTTCCGGCCCCGACATTGAACTGGAAAAGACCGAATACGCCCAGCCGGCTATCCTTACGACGAGCATGGCTCTTTTCAGGTGCCTCGAGGAGGAGAAAGGGATCGCGTTCACTCCCGAGTTCGTGGCAGGGCACAGCCTGGGCGAATACACCGCCCTGGTCGCTTCGGAGGCTCTCTCCCTGGAAGATGGCGTAAGATTGGTTCATCTCAGGGGTAAGTTGATGCAGGAGACCGTCCCCCTGGGTGTGGGTTCCATGGCGGCCATTATCGGACTCGACCGCGAGTCGGTGATTTCCATTTGTGAATCCGCTTCTGAACTGGGGATCTGCCAGGCGGCTAATTTCAACGCCCCGGGGCAGATCGTCATATCAGGGGAGAGGCAGGCTGTCGACAAAGCCATTTCCATGTGCAAAGATGCTGGGGCCAAGAGGGCTCTCCCGCTGAAGGTAAGCGCTCCCTTTCATTCCCGCCTCATGCGCCCCGTGGCGGACCGGTTGAGGGAGTCCATCGCCCGGAGTGAGTGGAAAAAACCAAAGTGGCCCCTTGTAGCCAACGTTTCCGCCCAAAAGGAAACCGATGTGGAAAGCATACAGGAAGCTCTTTTCCTACAGACCTTCATGCCCGTGCTTTGGTCGGGGTCCGTGGAATTTATCATCTCCAGGGGCGTCAGGCACTTCGTCGAAATAGGACCGGGGAGCGTTCTGACCGGGCTAATCAAGAGAATTTCAGCCGATGCGAACTGCCTGTCACTCTTTGATTTGGATGGCTTGGGCCAGGTGATTGATTTCCTGAAGGGGGGACAATATGATGATTCCTGA
- the fabG gene encoding 3-oxoacyl-[acyl-carrier-protein] reductase, translated as MIPEKRVALVTGSGRGIGRVIALAMADLGHKVAVNYRASSEAAENLVREIVSSGGEAKAFRADVSSAPEVEKLFRETESTLGPVGVLINNAGINRDGLLMRMKDSDWEDVIKTNLLSNFLTTRLAVRNMSRSRWGRIVNISSVIALIGNVGQANYAAAKAGVIGFTKSVAREFGSRGITVNAVAPGFIESDMTDALDEKYRSQMISRIPAGRPGQPGEVAAVVKFLVSEEASYVTGQVIAVDGGMTMA; from the coding sequence ATGATTCCTGAAAAGAGGGTCGCCCTTGTAACCGGTTCGGGGCGTGGAATAGGGAGGGTGATAGCGCTTGCGATGGCAGACCTGGGGCACAAGGTGGCGGTGAACTATCGCGCCTCGTCCGAGGCCGCCGAAAACCTTGTCAGGGAGATAGTATCCTCCGGAGGCGAGGCCAAGGCTTTCCGGGCGGATGTGTCCTCCGCGCCTGAAGTGGAAAAACTCTTCAGGGAAACAGAATCCACCCTTGGGCCCGTTGGTGTTCTAATCAACAACGCGGGAATAAACAGGGATGGACTTCTGATGCGTATGAAAGATTCCGACTGGGAGGACGTGATAAAGACTAACCTCCTGTCGAATTTTCTTACCACCCGGCTGGCCGTAAGGAACATGTCTCGCTCCAGGTGGGGGCGCATAGTTAATATCAGTTCGGTGATAGCGCTGATCGGTAACGTGGGCCAGGCGAATTACGCAGCCGCGAAGGCGGGGGTGATCGGCTTCACGAAAAGCGTCGCCAGGGAATTTGGATCCAGGGGGATAACGGTTAATGCTGTAGCCCCGGGATTCATTGAATCCGACATGACTGATGCCCTTGATGAGAAGTATCGGTCCCAGATGATTTCGCGGATCCCTGCGGGAAGACCGGGTCAACCCGGAGAAGTAGCGGCGGTGGTTAAATTTCTCGTTTCTGAAGAAGCTTCCTATGTCACAGGCCAGGTGATAGCCGTTGATGGCGGAATGACCATGGCTTGA
- the acpP gene encoding acyl carrier protein translates to MKMDEITARLKEIVMDRLDVEEDQIKPEASFVEDFGADSLDIVELIMGIEEVFDIEIPDEDAEKLTNVGEAMEYIKGKLGVEE, encoded by the coding sequence ATGAAGATGGACGAGATCACGGCGAGATTAAAGGAAATAGTAATGGATAGGCTGGATGTTGAAGAGGACCAGATTAAACCAGAAGCCTCCTTTGTGGAGGATTTTGGAGCTGATTCCCTTGATATCGTCGAGCTTATCATGGGGATCGAAGAAGTATTCGACATCGAGATACCCGATGAGGATGCCGAAAAACTCACCAATGTCGGCGAAGCCATGGAATACATCAAGGGCAAACTTGGTGTGGAAGAGTAG
- the fabF gene encoding beta-ketoacyl-ACP synthase II — protein sequence MRRVVITGMGVISPIANGRVEYWRSLKEGRNGVGRITLFDPSDFAVRIAAEVKDFDPESWMDRKEARRADRVIQFAVGASDMAVNDASLDVDSLNPDRFGVFIGSGEGGISTMYEGMKVLMEKGPSRVGPFCVPMMLSNMPAAYVAIRFGAKGPNICVVTACATAIHTMGEAFHTIARDDADVILAGGTEAAITPVAVAGFAAMKALSTRNEDPLHASRPFDIDRDGFVMGEGAGVLVFEELEHARKRGARIFAEVKGFGSTCDAYHITAPDPQGEGPAKAMIQAVKKAGWRFDKVDLINAHGTSTSLNDTMESSAINRAFGEYTGKILVHSTKSMIGHTLGAAGALESIAAIQAIVEGIVHPTTNCVNPDPECRINLVPDGKPLEGEISRVLVSNFGFGGHNAVAALERFRD from the coding sequence TTGAGAAGGGTTGTCATTACCGGGATGGGTGTGATCTCTCCCATCGCCAATGGAAGGGTAGAATACTGGAGGTCCCTCAAAGAGGGTCGAAATGGCGTCGGAAGGATCACCCTTTTCGATCCTTCCGATTTTGCCGTGCGTATTGCCGCCGAGGTGAAGGATTTTGATCCAGAGTCATGGATGGATCGCAAGGAAGCCAGGAGGGCTGACAGGGTCATCCAGTTTGCTGTCGGGGCCTCCGACATGGCGGTTAATGACGCCTCGCTTGATGTGGACAGCCTGAACCCGGATAGATTCGGAGTTTTTATAGGAAGCGGCGAGGGTGGTATCTCCACCATGTACGAAGGAATGAAGGTGCTGATGGAGAAAGGTCCATCCAGGGTCGGCCCTTTCTGCGTTCCCATGATGTTAAGTAATATGCCCGCGGCCTATGTGGCGATTCGCTTCGGCGCCAAGGGGCCGAATATCTGCGTAGTGACGGCCTGTGCCACAGCCATCCACACTATGGGCGAGGCCTTTCACACGATTGCCAGAGATGACGCGGATGTAATCCTCGCCGGTGGCACCGAGGCTGCGATCACTCCTGTCGCCGTAGCGGGCTTTGCCGCCATGAAGGCCCTTTCAACCAGGAATGAGGACCCTCTCCACGCCTCAAGGCCCTTCGATATCGACAGGGACGGTTTCGTAATGGGTGAGGGTGCCGGGGTCCTGGTATTTGAAGAATTGGAGCATGCCAGGAAGAGGGGGGCCAGGATATTCGCCGAGGTGAAGGGTTTCGGCTCGACCTGCGACGCCTATCACATCACAGCTCCGGATCCCCAGGGCGAAGGACCGGCCAAGGCCATGATCCAGGCGGTCAAAAAGGCCGGATGGCGGTTCGATAAAGTGGACCTCATCAACGCCCACGGCACGTCGACAAGTCTCAACGACACGATGGAATCCTCGGCCATCAACAGGGCCTTTGGGGAATACACGGGGAAGATCCTGGTCCATTCGACCAAATCCATGATAGGTCACACCCTGGGTGCTGCTGGGGCGCTGGAATCCATAGCCGCCATCCAGGCCATCGTTGAGGGGATCGTTCACCCCACTACGAATTGTGTCAATCCCGATCCCGAATGTCGGATCAACCTGGTTCCTGACGGCAAACCCCTGGAAGGGGAAATCTCCCGGGTGCTTGTCAGCAACTTCGGTTTCGGGGGCCACAACGCGGTCGCGGCTTTAGAGAGGTTCAGAGATTAA
- the rnc gene encoding ribonuclease III → MLGNLEERLGYRFRNGQLLVEALTHASYSNENGLDYCNERLEFLGDAVLELCVSEMLFKRYPEASEGELSARRASLVCEDSLSEWAIKVGIPQSLRLGRGLCKSGGRQQPALSADAAEAIFGSVLIDGGFEAAQAVIEKYLVDSEGFERSIPRNPKADLQELMEKMGLGKPEYLLTDRTGPPHAPLFRVVVKQLGDASAAGEGRTIKEAERKAAETALGFLLDK, encoded by the coding sequence ATGCTTGGGAACCTGGAGGAACGACTCGGTTATCGCTTTAGAAACGGCCAATTGCTGGTTGAAGCACTGACCCATGCCTCCTATTCAAACGAGAACGGTCTGGATTACTGCAACGAAAGGCTTGAATTCCTGGGCGACGCGGTGTTGGAGCTTTGCGTATCGGAAATGCTTTTTAAAAGGTATCCTGAAGCGAGCGAGGGTGAGTTGTCCGCCAGGAGGGCATCGCTCGTTTGCGAGGATTCGTTGAGCGAATGGGCCATAAAGGTGGGTATCCCCCAAAGCCTCAGGTTGGGCAGAGGTCTTTGTAAAAGCGGCGGCCGCCAGCAGCCTGCGCTCAGCGCGGATGCGGCCGAAGCTATATTCGGGTCTGTTTTGATCGACGGTGGATTCGAGGCGGCCCAGGCAGTGATAGAGAAGTACCTCGTAGACTCTGAAGGCTTTGAAAGAAGCATTCCCAGGAATCCGAAGGCGGATCTACAGGAATTAATGGAAAAAATGGGATTGGGCAAGCCCGAATACCTGCTGACGGACCGGACCGGTCCTCCCCATGCCCCCCTATTCAGGGTGGTCGTGAAACAGCTGGGCGACGCATCGGCAGCAGGCGAGGGCAGGACTATCAAGGAAGCCGAAAGGAAGGCAGCGGAAACAGCCTTGGGATTTCTCCTCGATAAATAA
- the pyrR gene encoding bifunctional pyr operon transcriptional regulator/uracil phosphoribosyltransferase PyrR, with protein MKEKAKVMNEKDMERVLKRISHEILEKNRGLEGMVLVGIQRRGVYLANRLRDIFFGLESYKVPTGVLDITLYRDDLTLLHDQPVVHSTAIPEDLNARKILLVDDVLYTGRTIRAALDALMDLGRPSCVQLAVLIDRGHRELPIHPDYVGRVVPTSRNETVEVRVRELDGLDEAVICEREGF; from the coding sequence CTGAAGGAAAAAGCGAAGGTAATGAATGAAAAGGACATGGAAAGAGTGCTTAAGAGAATATCCCACGAGATCCTGGAAAAAAATCGAGGTCTTGAGGGTATGGTCCTCGTGGGGATACAGAGGAGAGGTGTTTACCTTGCTAACCGCCTAAGGGACATTTTCTTCGGCCTCGAATCCTACAAGGTCCCGACGGGAGTTCTTGATATCACTCTTTATCGGGACGACCTGACCCTACTTCACGATCAGCCGGTGGTCCACAGTACCGCCATACCTGAGGATTTGAATGCCAGGAAAATTCTCCTCGTCGACGATGTTTTGTACACCGGACGAACGATCAGGGCGGCCCTCGATGCCCTGATGGACCTGGGCAGGCCGTCCTGCGTGCAGCTCGCGGTCCTCATTGACAGGGGGCACCGTGAACTGCCGATCCATCCCGATTACGTGGGCCGGGTTGTCCCCACATCCAGGAATGAAACGGTCGAGGTCCGGGTAAGGGAACTAGATGGGCTCGATGAGGCCGTCATCTGCGAGAGGGAGGGTTTTTGA